The following proteins are co-located in the Sebastes umbrosus isolate fSebUmb1 chromosome 24, fSebUmb1.pri, whole genome shotgun sequence genome:
- the LOC119483572 gene encoding ly6/PLAUR domain-containing protein 6-like, with amino-acid sequence MMEAWPTVAWVLLMTSVADWLRTVQSRDFTMTDIILLHPSTTPHPGGFKCFTCEDAADNYECNRWAPDVYCPKDARYCHTLHMMDNHGDSVSVTKRCATLENCLFTGCADVTDNGYQMCSSCCEGNICNVLVPRNASSSVFSSTSPLVSSSGGFLPATLSYVIIIIICIFTAGHV; translated from the exons ATGATGGAGGCCTGGCCAACAGTGGCCTGGGTGCTGCTAATGACCAGCGTCGCTGATTGGCTGAGAACGGTCCAGTCACGAGACTTCACCATGACGGACATCATCCTGCTGCATCCCTCAA CTACTCCTCATCCTGGAGGCTTCAAGTGCTTCACGTGTGAAGACGCTGCAGATAACTATGAGTGTAACCGCTGGGCGCCGGACGTCTACTGTCCAAAAG ATGCCAGATACTGCCACACGCTCCACATGATGGATAACCACGGCGACAGTGTGTCCGTGACCAAGCGGTGTGCGACCCTGGAGAACTGTCTGTTTACCGGCTGTGCTGATGTCACTGATAACGGCTATCAG ATGTGCTCATCCTGCTGTGAGGGCAACATCTGTAACGTGTTGGTGCCGAGGAACGCCAGCAGCTCCGTCTTCTCCTCCACTTCTCCTCTGGTCAGCTCGAGCGGAGGGTTTCTTCCTGCGACGCTGAGCtacgtcatcatcatcatcatctgcatCTTCACAGCTGGACATGTTTGA